In the Candidatus Saccharibacteria bacterium oral taxon 488 genome, one interval contains:
- a CDS encoding GNAT family N-acetyltransferase, with amino-acid sequence MNELTIKRASHIAESDVADITNLIAALTSKPHPADAELLQQIIDSPSHVLLLARLSGKVVGMATAALLLGPAAGRKIYLDDFVTDPTVQGKGVGSRLWDAVIDWGREQGAQKLEFTSRPEREAAQRFYLKKGAVVRSTNAFAKQL; translated from the coding sequence ATGAACGAATTGACAATTAAACGAGCATCCCACATCGCCGAATCTGATGTGGCAGACATTACTAACCTCATCGCGGCACTCACCAGCAAGCCACATCCGGCTGATGCCGAGCTGTTACAGCAGATCATTGACTCGCCAAGTCATGTGTTGTTATTGGCGCGACTATCGGGCAAAGTTGTCGGCATGGCAACGGCGGCACTGCTACTTGGGCCAGCTGCTGGGCGCAAAATTTACCTTGATGATTTTGTGACTGACCCAACGGTACAGGGCAAGGGTGTCGGTTCTCGACTCTGGGACGCTGTCATTGACTGGGGCCGCGAGCAGGGCGCTCAAAAACTGGAGTTTACATCGCGCCCAGAACGTGAAGCGGCGCAGCGATTCTACTTGAAAAAAGGCGCGGTCGTGCGTAGCACTAATGCCTTCGCTAAACAATTGTAG